From one Branchiostoma floridae strain S238N-H82 chromosome 3, Bfl_VNyyK, whole genome shotgun sequence genomic stretch:
- the LOC118411136 gene encoding P-selectin-like, translated as MARQCPALTAPANGARTPATGATSYLDQVTFTSDGAWSNAVPTCTPIQCPVLNAPTNGARAPPTGSSLYQNQVTFTCNTGYDLDGVSPVTCQADGTWSNPVPICRPRCPVLTAPTNGARTPPTGENSYQDVIRFTCNTGYVRNGAFDTTCQADATWSNPVPTCETRQCNALTVPTNGALSPAAPHNYPATVTFSCNAGYVGNGAVTTTCQADGTWSNPVPTCTPRPCQALTAPTDGALSPAAPHNYPVTVTFTCNAGYVRNGAQTTTCQADGSWSNPTPTCIPGQCSTLTAPTNGALSPLGATSLGNTVTFTCNSGYLLYGATTSTCQAGGIWSNPVPTCTPIEPILN; from the exons atgg CCAGACAGTGTCCGGCGTTGACGGCCCCAGCTAACGGAGCACGGACACCCGCTACCGGAGCGACCTCCTACCTGGACCAGgtcacgttcacct ctgacggagcATGGAGTAATGcagttccaacatgcacac CCATACAATGTCCGGTGTTAAATGCTCCAACCAATGGAGCACGGGCGCCTCCTACCGGATCGAGCCTATACCAGAACCAGgtcacgttcacctgtaacacgggatacgaCCTGGacggagtctctcctgtgacgtgccaagctgacggaacatggagcaaccctgttccaaTATGTAGAC CGAGGTGTCCGgtgttgacggccccaactaacggagcacggacgccccctaccggaGAGAACTCCTACCAGGACGTGATCAggttcacctgtaacacaggatacgtacggaacggcgctTTTGATACGACATGCCAAGCCGACgcaacatggagcaaccctgtcccAACGTGTGAAA CCAGACAATGTAACGCGTTGACGGtaccaactaacggagcgctgagtcctgccGCACCGCACAACTATCCTGCCACGGTTACGTTCTCCTGTAATGCAGGATACGTAGGGAATGGCGCTGTaactacgacgtgccaagctgacggaacatggagcaaccctgttccaacatgcacac CAAGACCGTGTCAAGCTTTGACGGCACCGACTGATggagcgctgagtcctgccGCCCCGCACAACTACCCTGTCACggttacgttcacctgtaacgcGGGATATGTACGGAACGGCGCTCaaactacgacgtgccaagctgacggatcatggagcaaccctACCCCAACATGCATAC CCGGGCAATGTTCAActttgacggccccaactaacggagcacTGAGTCCTCTCGGAGCGACGTCCCTCGGGAATACAGTAACGTTCACTTGTAACTCGGGATACCTACTGTACGGCGCAACTACATCGACGTGCCAAGCTGGGGGAATATGGAGTaatcctgttccaacatgcacac ccatcgagcctattcttaatTAA